The genomic segment GTTTCTTCTTCAAAATTTGAGATTGCCTCATTAAGTGCAATAGCAAATGTTTTTGCAGTAATATGTGAGGCATTTAAAATAATCTCTTCCCTGCCGTTACGGCGTAATAACATAAAAACATCATTCTTTGATACGCCAAGTGCAAATTCATTAAAATAAATATTCTCAATATCATTAGATTTCAATGTTTTTGAGATGTCATTATTGCGTTTATGTGTTTTTTTGGACATGATTTACCTTTTTTCTTATGAAACCAGTGATTATACGGTTTTTTTTTCCGGCTAACACGCAAATTTGCGTGTTAGCCGACAAGTCTTTTTCCATTCGTAATTATAATTTTTTTTATTATACAGATTTATAAAAAAAGCAAGATTTATGTTATTGTTTTTTATATTTAAATTACTATATTCATAATATTTAAAATTTATTATTTTTAAGAGTCATGAATTTATCATGATAAATAAGATAGTTATATTCAATCATGCACAAGTCTGCCAGGGGTCTGTTTATATAATATGGAATGGTTTATTATTTTTGTGTTGACAATATTTTATTGTTTTGGCATTTTTGTTGCATGTCGTATAACATGCATTTTGTAATATTATACGACAAAAATTTACGAATAATTTTATAAATGTTTTACATACTGTTTTCATGGCATTTTTATTGCTTTTAAAACGCATTTTAAAATATTATACGTAAGGGAGATCGAATATGATTACAGTTCCCCCAGAAATTCAGGAATGCTTTCATCAGTTTTTATACAAAGAGTCAGTACCAGTAAATAAACACCATTATTATAAGAAATGGTTTAATTATTACTGGGATTTTTGCCATAAGTATTTACATCCTATAGCTGAAAAGGAAAGCTTGTTTTATTTTATTGAAAAACTGCGTGAAAAACAACAAAAAGACTTTCAAATTCAGCAGGCTTCACATGCAGTTTCCATTTATTATAACTCGACTATCAAGTTTTTAAATTTTGTAAAAAAAATTCGGCACTACATATTATGCACTATCTAATTGAGGTTGATATTATCATTAGTGATCCCTGTTTTTCCCAACCTGGTAACCCTTGTTTTTCAGGGTCTATCCGGCTTATTAACAATACTGCTCCTGTGCAGGGAAATTTTCTGCTGATGATTTTAATGGAATATTTGCATATAAGTTTTTTGTCAAGATGTATATGTTATTTCTTCATTGTCGGTTCTGCGCTGTTGGTATATGCTGATACGTTCATGGCTTGATGGCTTGGATAGACAACTAAAACAGTCGATTTTGATTTGTATAATCTAGTAATCTTTTTTCCGCTAAATTAATATAATCTTGACTAATATCATATCCGATAAAATTACGTTTATTTTTCAGAGCTGTTAAACAGGTTGTTCCACTTCCTAAAAATGGATCTAAAACAACATCATCTATGAAAGTATATAATTGAATGAGTCTGTGTGGAAGCTCTTCAGGAAAAGGGGCAGGATGCCCTATTTTTTTTGCAGAAACCGCTGAAAATGTCCAAACGCTTTTTGTCCACTCTAAAAATTCTTCTTTTTTTATTGTATTTTGTCTGTTTTGTTTATTTCTTGAATAAGTATCTTTTGAAAAAACTAAAATATATTCATGAATATCTCTCAATACCGGATTTGATGCTGACATCCAGCTACCCCAAGCACATGAAGGGCTTGCACTAGAGGCTTTATTCCAAATTATCTCACCTCTCATCAGAAATCCAATCTTTTGCATACCTTCAATAATATAACTGTGAAGGGGAATATAAGGCTTACGTCCAAGATTTGCTATATTGATACAAACTCTTCCTCCGGAAACTATTACACGATATGTTTCTTTCCAAACACGATTTAAAAGATCAATATATTCTTTTAAACTTAAATCATTATCATATTCTTTTGAAACGTTATAAGGCGGAGAAGTTATCATTAAATGGACGCTATTATCAGGCAACTCCTCCATTTTTTCACTTGATTTACAAAAAATGCGATTCAAGTAGCTTTTGTGTATCTGATTTTCAATATAATTAACTTTTTTGCCACTATTTAAACCTTTGTATAGTTTACTATTATAAAATTTTGTTGAATCGTGATTAATTCTGCCTGGAGTACCAAATGAACTGGTTTTTGTTCCAGTTCGATTGTAAGTTTGTTCTTTTTTAGGCATATTGTATTAAACCCTTATAAGCTTGAGGAATTTATCTGCTTAGAATAATTGTTCAGCGGTTGCAAAATTAGATGAATTTTTAAAAAATTCTATTTCTTTATTTTTTGTCCATTTCCCAAATGCAGGGACAAGAAAAGCTTGTCCCTGCACCGAAACTTTATTTTCTTTTGTCTTTTAAGGCTGCATGGGCTGCTGCAAGGCGGGCAATGGGAATGCGGAAAGGAGAACAAGAAACATAGGTTAATCCGAGTTTGTGGCACAAGGCTATGGAGGCAGGGTCTCCCCCGTGTTCTCCGCAGATGCCGCATTCCATGCCTGGTCTTGCAGCTCTGCCTTGTGTTACAGCAATCCTCATTAACTCCCCTACCCCGTCAAGATCAATTGTGGCAAAAGGATTATCCGGCAGGATTCCTTTTTCAATATATTCAATCAAAAATCCTGATTCTGCATCATCTCTTGATATTCCATAGGTGGTCTGGGTCAAGTCATTGGTTCCAAATGAAAAGAATTCAGCATATTCTGCAATCTGGCCTGCTGTAAGGGCTGCCCTGGGAAGTTCAATCATGGTTCCAAATTTATAATCAATCTCAAGTCCCTTTTCCTGCATTACAGCCTGGGCTTCAGCTTCAAGTCTTTCTCTTTGCACCTTTAACTCATTAACATGTGCTGCAAGGGGAATCATGATTTCAGGACGCACTTTAATTCCTTCTCTTGTTACCATGCAGGCTGCTTCAAAGATTGCCCTTACCTGCATGGCTGTAATCTCAGGAACAATAATGCCGAGTCTTACCCCGCGCATTCCCAGCATTGGGTTGGCTTCATGAAGTTTTTCAGCCCGCTTGAGCAGGTTTTCCTTTTTCTTGAACATTTCAAGAAGTTCATCAATTTTTTTAAGCGAGCCTGCATGTTGAAGCTTTATTTTTATATCTGCCAGTTCGTCCCTTAAATCCACACGGTTTGGCAAAAATTCATGCAGGGGCGGATCAAGCAGGCGTATGATAACCGGAAGCCCGTCCATTTCACGGAACAGTCCTGCAAAATCTTCACGCTGAAAAGGTAAAACCGCATCCAGAGCTTCCCTTCTTTCTATGGGAAGATCAGTCATTATCATCTTTAATACATGGGGCAGGCGCCCGGCCTCAAAAAACATATGTTCTGAACGGCAAAGCCCTATGCCTTCAGCTCCATATTCACGGGCCCGTTTTGCATCTTTTGGGTAATCAGCGTTTGTCCATACACCCAGAGTTCGGAATTGATCTGCCCATGAAAGCAGATTAATGAGCCAGGGGTCTTTTATGTCAGGAATAGTGGTTTTAAGTTTTCCTGCAAAAACCTGGCCTGAGGTACCGTCAACAGAGAGCCAGTCTCCTTCATGGATAATATGATCGTTTACCCTTATCTCACGCCTGTTCATATCAATTTTAAGGGCAGATACACCTACTACTGCAGGCTTGCCGAACTGACGGGCAACAAGAGCAGCATGGCTGGTTCTTCCGCCCCTGCTTGTAAGAATACCTTTGGCTGCAAGCATCCCGTGAACATCATCAGGCCTGGTTTCAGGACGTACCATTATAACATCCTTGCCATCTTTGCTCCACTTTTCAGCAAGATCAGCATCAAGAGCTGCTATTCCAAATGCTGCGCCCGGGGATACGTTAAGCCCGACTGCAAGCATATCTCCTTTTGCTTTTGCCTCAGCTTTTGCTTGTGCATCAAACTGGGGGTGCATGAAGAAATCAACCTGATCCGGAGTAACACGCAAAACAGCCTCTTCTTTGGTTATAAGACCTTCTTTAACCATATCCACTGCAATACGGACTGCTGCCTGAGCTGTGCGCTTTCCATCACGGGTCTGGAGCATCCAGAGCTTTCCTTTTTCAATGGTAAACTCCACATCCTGCATTTCCCTGTAATGGTTTTCAAGCCTTGATGCAATATCTTCAAATTCAGCATAGGCCCCGGGCATTTCTATTTTTAATTGTGAGATTTCATTGGTCATGCGGATTCCGGCAACAACATCCTCGCCCTGGGCATTTGTAAGATAATCACCTTCTATCCGCTTTTCTCCAGTAGAGCCGTTTCTTGTCATGGCAACACCTGTGGCGCTGTCATTTCCCATATTGCCAAATACCATAGCAACAATACTTACAGCAGTGCCCAGATCATGGGCAATATTGGCTGCATTACGGTAATCCACAGCCCTTTTTCCATTCCAGCTTTTAAATACTGCTTCTGTTGCAAGCTTTAACTGGGTAAGCGGTTGTTCTGGAAAATCTATGCCTGTTTTGCGCCTGTAAATTTTTTTAAAATCCTTAATCACATTTTTCCAGGTTTCTGCTGAAAGTTCCGAGTCTGTTTCAACCCCTTGTCTTATGCGGGCATTTGTAAGTACATCTTCAAACAATTCATCTTCTATTCCAACAACAACACTTCCAAACATCTGGATCAAACGGCGGTATGAATCATAAACAAAACGCTCATCTCCAGTCAGCTTGACCATTCCTATGGCTGTTTCATCATTTAAGCCAATATTCAAAACCGTGTCCATCATACCAGGCATGGAAAACTTAGCTCCTGACCGGCATGAAACCAGCAAAGGATTTTCAGGGTTTCCAAATTCCTTGCCTGTTAAAGCTTCAACTGACTTTAATGCTTTTTCTTCCTGTTCCCAAAGGTCTTCAGGAAAAAGTCCCCCGCCTGAAAGATAGGCATTGCATCCTTCTGTTGTTACTGTAAATCCAGGGGGAACAGGAACGCCTATGCGCGTCATCTCGGCAAGGTTTGCCCCTTTGCCTCCCAGCAGTCCCCTTACTCCATCCCATGATCCGGCATATTCTTCAGCCTGATCTACTTCATCAAATAAATAAACCCATTTTTTCATTTATATTGTCCATCCTTGTAAAATTTATAATTAAAACAGATATTATGGAAAATATCTGTAAATATCCTTTCTATGAAGAATCCTTGTAATAATTGCCTGGTCTTTAATTATTTCAAGCCCAATTCTATAATCACCAATTTTAATTCTGTAAAAAGTTTCATATCCTTTCATTTTTTTCAAATTATTTATGCAGATAGCACCATCATGTTCTTTTATTTCCTCTATAATACTTTTTACTCTCTGCAACAGTTTAGGTTCCTTAATCTTTTTTAGGTCTTTTCCAAAACTTGACTCGAATTTGATCTTCATTTTGAACCATCTAATATTTTATATATCTTATCTTCACTTACAAAATCATTTTTTCTGCCTTCTATTATTGCGTTAGCTAAACCCACATCTTCTAATGCTTCCAATATTATTTCATAAAACACTTCTCTTTTCTGCTTAATCATTTCTGTAATAATTTCAGTAAGCAGTTCTTTTGTTTTGGCATCACTAAGTATTAATTCCATTTCGGCACTCCTTCAAAGGTTCAATTCATTTATTTTTGTCCGCTGCTTCCTGTTTTTCCAATATCTTCAAACTGCATTCCCAGATCCATTGCAGCCTTGACTCCCATAAGTTCCAGCATGGTCATGGCATTTTGTCCCCCGTTTGCCGATGCTCCCATTTGAACTGTTGGAACAAGTCTGGATTGAGACATATATTGATATTTTGCAGTTTCAACCTCTTTCCAGGCCTGCAGTTTTTTTTCAAATACTATTTGGGGGTCAAGGGCGTTTTCAGCAGCTTTGGCACGGGCTTCTGCCATAACCTTTAAGCCCTCTGCTTCTTTCTGCTGGAGTCCTAAAATTTCATCTTGCTGCATTTTTCTCTGTTTTGCAACCTCAAGCTCACGCTTGGCATCAATAACTGCAACGGCTGCTTCTTTTTCAGCCTTGATTTCAGCCTGGAGTTTTTCCTTTTCTGCTGATGCTCTTGCTTCTGCAATAGCCTTTTCACCAAGAGCTTTGGCAGTTTTTGCTTCCTGCTGGGCTTTTTTCAGATTCTGCCTGGCTAAAGCCTCGTCAGCAGCAGCCTGTTTCTGGGCTGCAAGCCTTTCATCCACGCGGGGTTCATAATCAACCTCTTCAATGGAGGCTGATATTACCGCAATCTTATATTCTGCAAGACTGTTTTTTGTGCGGATATAATTGCCTTTGTCATCCTTTTTTTTAACAACCAGCACCCTCTGCCGTCTTTCCAGGGTTTCTTTTCCGCTTATATCCGGATCTCCATCCTCTTGTTCAGGTGCAACAGAAATATATTCAGTCATCTGTTCTACAACATAGATTCCGTTTCTGATCTGATCGTCAAAATCCATGGACATCTGCCCGGCACCTCCTGAATAATGTTCTTCTACTGACATGGTTCTTGCAGAAGCTTTTGCAGATTCAATAACAACCCGCTCCAGGAGATTGGAAATAAGGGAAGCCTGGCTCCCGAATTCACGGTGAATATTTATAATATCCACTTCACTCACCGGCATACGAAACCGTGCCACTCCTTTGGCTTCGCCAATGGATGTGTCAAGAAATCTTACTTTGATCTTGTCTATAACAGAAGATGCTGTTATTCCTCTTTCGCCTGTAAAGTTTACGGCAACAACCTTCTTGTATATGTGAGGGGTGCCGAAAAATCGAAAATAAGGTCCTGGTTTTGTAATAGCGCTTAATTTACCTGTTATGGACTGAAGCACGATGGTATTGTCAGCATCATTGGAGTCCAGTACCTGGAAAAATAAAAAGATAACAGCAAGGATTCCTAAACCCAATACTCCTATTTTAAACAAAATCCCTGTGCTTTTGCCAGCTTTTGCCAATGGATTTTCAAACATACCCCCTCCTTTCCATGATTTTAATTAAAATTTTCCCTATTCCAGCCTGGTTTTGTCCAATTCCCTGCGAAGTTCATCTATCATTTTATCAACAGCATCCCTGTGCTTTACAGGAACCTCAAAAATGGAAATCTCCCTTCGGATAACAGCATCCAAAAGCTCATCAGGCGACATCTTGTCTATATCATTCGAACGTTTTAATTGTTTGATCCAGTATATGGCATATCCGGCAGTTCCTAATGCGATTAGTATTGTTATTAGTTTGAACATGGTGATTGTATGTTTTTTCCTGTTATTATGTATTTTGTCCCGTTCTTTTAAGATCAGATTCTTTTGCAGGTTCAAAAATTCCAGGCAGATCCGTTACTCCTTCAACAACCAGATCGTTTATGTTGACAAATGTTATGCCGTTTTTTTCTTTCAGGTGATCTTCAATAGCAGGCATGGGCCATCTTGCCATGCGCACGCAGACATGGGTGCCTTTTATGTTATGGGTCAGCATTAAAGCTGTTGCCAGGTTTCCTATGTCATCGTCTGTACACAGGAAAAAGGCTTTGTCTTCCTGGTCTGACATTTCCAGATCCTGGATATTGGATTTTAAAAACTCAATATCTCGTGAAACACCTGTATATCTTAGCAGTTCATGAATTTCTTTCTGCCTGTCTTTTATGTCAACTATCCTGATTTTGAAATTTTCATCAGGCTGGCAGCCGCGGATGAGAACCTCTGTAAGGTCGCGTCCAAATTTTCCAAAACCCATTATGGTTACTTCATTAACACCTTTTCGCATATCATAGTTAAAATATTGATCTATCATCTTTATTGCAGCAATATGATAGGTATCAAAAAATCTGATGCCAACCAGTCCGTCTGTTTTTAAAGCCATGCGAGCTGTTTGAGCCAGTTTTTCACTTGAGATATGTGCCCATAAAAGCCTGACATCACCCCTGTCTGTGCGAAGCCAGCCATAGGCGTTTACTACTCCTTCAAGATTAAGAAGATCGTCTCCAGATGCAAAAACAATGGCTCTTGCGTTTGATGCTCCTGCTTTTTTCAGCACTGCCCATGAAAGAAAATCACCGTATATCATGGGAATCCTTTGACGGCCTGACCAGCCGTCAAAGGATTCAGGTTTTCCTGAATCAATACCTACTACCGAAATTCCTTTTTCCTTAAAGGTTGATGCCAGCAGCTTTCCTGTTCTGCCGACACCGCATACAATAATATGATTTGACTGCCACCTTGTTTTTAAAAGTGGGGAAAAGCGGAATAAATACATGGTAGCTGTCCATAAAACAGAAAGAGATACCAGGGGAGCAAAAAAATAGATAAAAATAAGGAAATATGATTTTGGAAATTTGGGAACATCATGTTCCAGGATAAAAAGCCTGAGTGTATAGTAAAAAGACTCAAGAAGGCTCAAATCATCATATTCAAGGGGGAAGCAAATCATTCCTATAATAAAAATAATTAAAACAGAGACTGCCCACAGGGTCATGCGGACATAATTATAATGTTCCCTATTCAACCTTTTCCTCTTCCCAGCCCACGGGCAGGATTACATTTCCCTCAGCAGGACTGCCTGCAATAAAACGGCCTTCGTATTTTTTACCGTCAGGATAAATAATTGCTCCATGCCCGTTAAAGGTATCATTGCCAAATTGTCCTATATATTCGGAACTGTCGGGAAAGGTAAGGGTTCCGTAACCATTGCGTTTTCCATTGCTGAACTGGCCTTGATATTTCTGGCCTCCTGGAAAATACATGGTTCCATTTCCATCAGGTTTGCCGTTGACAAAAGTTCCTTCATATCTTCTGCCATTGGTGTAAATCAGAACTCCCTGCCCGTTATAAAGTCCGTTTTGAAATTCTCCCATATAGGTTCTTCCATCAGGGTACTTATAAACACCCCTGCCCCTGGGACATCCATTTAGAAAATCGCCGGTGTATTCCCTGCCGTCAGGAAATGTCAGGGTTACTTCTCCGCAGGGTTTATTGTCTTTAAACTGGCCTATATAGGTTTTTCCATCTGAATAGGCCATTTTCCCGCTGCCTTCATATCTTCCATCAACAAAGTCTCCTTCATATTTTGAACCGTCAGGATAATAAAGAACGCCTTTGCCGTGAAACATGCTTGCTTTAAATGTTCCAATATATTTTCGGCCGTCAGGAAAAATGTAAATACCCTGGCCGAAAAAATTATTATCTTTCATGGGCCCGATATATTTTTTACCATCAGGTGATGTAAATAATCCCTGTCCTTTTATTTTTGTAAAATCAAGATATTCTTCAGCAGCCAGGGGAAATGATAAAGCAAATATAAAGCATACAGCCATAATTATTTTTAATGGCTTCATTAAAACACCTCCTGTATTCTAAACTCCGGTTCCGGTGTCAGCAGGTCCTGGTGGAACTGGCTGGGGTTCTTTACGTCCAAATAAACGGCCTATTGCTGCAAATACCTTTTTGATTCCTCTCCAGAGCTTGGGAAGAAGCCAGATCATAAGAAGAATAAATACAACAAGAAATCCAATAAATAACCAGGGATATTGCAGGGCAGTCCATACACCGCCGATTACTGCAACATCTTCGGTAACTGATGCTGTCCAGTTTGTAAAAGGTTCAGGTGATGTATTGATTAAAGCTCTTGTACCTGCTTTGGTTGCATGGGTTCCTGCTGTCAGGCCGCCTCCCATTATACCTGCTGTAAGCATTAATGCAGGATTGACATCTCCAACTGCTCCTGCTGCCATTAATGCTCCAGCAGGGATACGGATAAAGGTATGGACAGCATCCCATCCTGAATCCAGGCCTGGAATCTTGTCTGCAAAAAATTCAACAGCAAACATCACCCCTGCTCCGCCTATTACAACAGGATTGGTGAGAATAGCGAGATTTTCAGGCAGGACTATGTTGTCAGTAATTCCCATTACTCCCAGGGTTAGAATTGTAGCATACAGGTTAATACCGCTTGCCCATGCAGAACCCATTGAAAGTGCTATTGTATTTGATACTTGACTTAAGGGATCCATTTTTTACCTCCTTTATTTTAAATAACTTCTTTTATTTTAGATGAAAACTCTTTCATATTAAATGGTTTTTGAATAAATCCGCTGCATCCTTTATCCATTATTTCGGCAGCATGACTGTCTGCATTAAAACCAGTGGATAAAAGAACCTTTACATCAGGTTTAATTTTTTTTACTTTTTCAAATACTTCTTTCCCGCCCATTTCAGGCATAACCAGGTCGAGAATGATTAACTGGATTTCATCCTGTTTATCTTCAAAGATTTTTAAAGCTTCTTCCCCGCTTCCAGCCTCATATGCTTTATATCCAAAAGCTTCCAGCATTTGAACCCCTACATCACGAACAATATCTTCATCATCAACCAGCAAAATAGCTTTGCTTTTCATATCAATTCTCCCTGGCTTTTTATCAATTATTGTTTTCTGGATTATAAAAAAATCTATTTCTAATTAAAAACTTTTATTGCAAGCAGCATAATCATGAGCGGTAAAGCCGCAGGCTGTTTGTTACTACTGTAAAACTGCTCAAAGACATTGCAAGGGCTGCTGTTATAGGATGAAGATTGCGTAAAAAACCAGGTATAGATTCAAAAGGAAATAATATACCTGCAGCAACCGGGATAAGCATAACATTATAGAAAAAAGCCCAGAAAAGATTCTGGCGTATGGTTAGCATGGTACTGCGGCTAAGGTCAATGGCATGGGAAACCCCTTTGAGACTGCCCCGTGACAAAATCACATCAGCAGTTTCAATAGCAATATCAGTTCCTGTGCCAATAGCCATGCCCACATCTGCTATGGCAAGAGCAGGAGCATCATTAATGCCGTCACCTACCATACATACTTTTTTACCCTGGTTTTGAAGTTCTTTGACCTTATCTGATTTTTCATCAGGCTGTACATCTGAGACTATATGTTTAATATGTACCTGGTCAGCAATGTTTCTGGCAGTTCTCAGGTTGTCTCCTGTCAGCATTACAACCTCCAGGTGCTGCCTGTGCAGTTTATCAACAGCCTTTACAGAATCAGGATGCAGGGTATCAGCCACTGCAATAAGACCTGCAAGCTCATTGTCATTAACAACAATCATAACCGTTTTACCCTGGTTTTGAAGTCTGAGGATTTCCGATTCAACTGATTTAAGAGAAAATTCCATTTTATCAAACCAGCCCGGTTTTCCCACAAAAACCTCTTTACCGTGAATAACAGCCTGAACCCCGAACCCTCCTGATGCCTTGAAATTATCACAATTCCAAAAAGACAGACCCTGTGATTGTGCA from the Desulfonema limicola genome contains:
- a CDS encoding DNA-methyltransferase; translated protein: MPKKEQTYNRTGTKTSSFGTPGRINHDSTKFYNSKLYKGLNSGKKVNYIENQIHKSYLNRIFCKSSEKMEELPDNSVHLMITSPPYNVSKEYDNDLSLKEYIDLLNRVWKETYRVIVSGGRVCINIANLGRKPYIPLHSYIIEGMQKIGFLMRGEIIWNKASSASPSCAWGSWMSASNPVLRDIHEYILVFSKDTYSRNKQNRQNTIKKEEFLEWTKSVWTFSAVSAKKIGHPAPFPEELPHRLIQLYTFIDDVVLDPFLGSGTTCLTALKNKRNFIGYDISQDYINLAEKRLLDYTNQNRLF
- the ppdK gene encoding pyruvate, phosphate dikinase, with protein sequence MKKWVYLFDEVDQAEEYAGSWDGVRGLLGGKGANLAEMTRIGVPVPPGFTVTTEGCNAYLSGGGLFPEDLWEQEEKALKSVEALTGKEFGNPENPLLVSCRSGAKFSMPGMMDTVLNIGLNDETAIGMVKLTGDERFVYDSYRRLIQMFGSVVVGIEDELFEDVLTNARIRQGVETDSELSAETWKNVIKDFKKIYRRKTGIDFPEQPLTQLKLATEAVFKSWNGKRAVDYRNAANIAHDLGTAVSIVAMVFGNMGNDSATGVAMTRNGSTGEKRIEGDYLTNAQGEDVVAGIRMTNEISQLKIEMPGAYAEFEDIASRLENHYREMQDVEFTIEKGKLWMLQTRDGKRTAQAAVRIAVDMVKEGLITKEEAVLRVTPDQVDFFMHPQFDAQAKAEAKAKGDMLAVGLNVSPGAAFGIAALDADLAEKWSKDGKDVIMVRPETRPDDVHGMLAAKGILTSRGGRTSHAALVARQFGKPAVVGVSALKIDMNRREIRVNDHIIHEGDWLSVDGTSGQVFAGKLKTTIPDIKDPWLINLLSWADQFRTLGVWTNADYPKDAKRAREYGAEGIGLCRSEHMFFEAGRLPHVLKMIMTDLPIERREALDAVLPFQREDFAGLFREMDGLPVIIRLLDPPLHEFLPNRVDLRDELADIKIKLQHAGSLKKIDELLEMFKKKENLLKRAEKLHEANPMLGMRGVRLGIIVPEITAMQVRAIFEAACMVTREGIKVRPEIMIPLAAHVNELKVQRERLEAEAQAVMQEKGLEIDYKFGTMIELPRAALTAGQIAEYAEFFSFGTNDLTQTTYGISRDDAESGFLIEYIEKGILPDNPFATIDLDGVGELMRIAVTQGRAARPGMECGICGEHGGDPASIALCHKLGLTYVSCSPFRIPIARLAAAHAALKDKRK
- a CDS encoding type II toxin-antitoxin system RelE family toxin — its product is MKIKFESSFGKDLKKIKEPKLLQRVKSIIEEIKEHDGAICINNLKKMKGYETFYRIKIGDYRIGLEIIKDQAIITRILHRKDIYRYFP
- a CDS encoding SPFH domain-containing protein; protein product: MFENPLAKAGKSTGILFKIGVLGLGILAVIFLFFQVLDSNDADNTIVLQSITGKLSAITKPGPYFRFFGTPHIYKKVVAVNFTGERGITASSVIDKIKVRFLDTSIGEAKGVARFRMPVSEVDIINIHREFGSQASLISNLLERVVIESAKASARTMSVEEHYSGGAGQMSMDFDDQIRNGIYVVEQMTEYISVAPEQEDGDPDISGKETLERRQRVLVVKKKDDKGNYIRTKNSLAEYKIAVISASIEEVDYEPRVDERLAAQKQAAADEALARQNLKKAQQEAKTAKALGEKAIAEARASAEKEKLQAEIKAEKEAAVAVIDAKRELEVAKQRKMQQDEILGLQQKEAEGLKVMAEARAKAAENALDPQIVFEKKLQAWKEVETAKYQYMSQSRLVPTVQMGASANGGQNAMTMLELMGVKAAMDLGMQFEDIGKTGSSGQK
- a CDS encoding NAD-binding protein, coding for MNREHYNYVRMTLWAVSVLIIFIIGMICFPLEYDDLSLLESFYYTLRLFILEHDVPKFPKSYFLIFIYFFAPLVSLSVLWTATMYLFRFSPLLKTRWQSNHIIVCGVGRTGKLLASTFKEKGISVVGIDSGKPESFDGWSGRQRIPMIYGDFLSWAVLKKAGASNARAIVFASGDDLLNLEGVVNAYGWLRTDRGDVRLLWAHISSEKLAQTARMALKTDGLVGIRFFDTYHIAAIKMIDQYFNYDMRKGVNEVTIMGFGKFGRDLTEVLIRGCQPDENFKIRIVDIKDRQKEIHELLRYTGVSRDIEFLKSNIQDLEMSDQEDKAFFLCTDDDIGNLATALMLTHNIKGTHVCVRMARWPMPAIEDHLKEKNGITFVNINDLVVEGVTDLPGIFEPAKESDLKRTGQNT
- a CDS encoding MORN repeat-containing protein; protein product: MKPLKIIMAVCFIFALSFPLAAEEYLDFTKIKGQGLFTSPDGKKYIGPMKDNNFFGQGIYIFPDGRKYIGTFKASMFHGKGVLYYPDGSKYEGDFVDGRYEGSGKMAYSDGKTYIGQFKDNKPCGEVTLTFPDGREYTGDFLNGCPRGRGVYKYPDGRTYMGEFQNGLYNGQGVLIYTNGRRYEGTFVNGKPDGNGTMYFPGGQKYQGQFSNGKRNGYGTLTFPDSSEYIGQFGNDTFNGHGAIIYPDGKKYEGRFIAGSPAEGNVILPVGWEEEKVE
- a CDS encoding DUF4126 domain-containing protein encodes the protein MDPLSQVSNTIALSMGSAWASGINLYATILTLGVMGITDNIVLPENLAILTNPVVIGGAGVMFAVEFFADKIPGLDSGWDAVHTFIRIPAGALMAAGAVGDVNPALMLTAGIMGGGLTAGTHATKAGTRALINTSPEPFTNWTASVTEDVAVIGGVWTALQYPWLFIGFLVVFILLMIWLLPKLWRGIKKVFAAIGRLFGRKEPQPVPPGPADTGTGV
- a CDS encoding response regulator, translating into MKSKAILLVDDEDIVRDVGVQMLEAFGYKAYEAGSGEEALKIFEDKQDEIQLIILDLVMPEMGGKEVFEKVKKIKPDVKVLLSTGFNADSHAAEIMDKGCSGFIQKPFNMKEFSSKIKEVI